The following coding sequences lie in one Peptostreptococcaceae bacterium genomic window:
- the pap gene encoding polyphosphate:AMP phosphotransferase, with product MFEKIELNKDLSKSEYKEAEKTYESRIGAIQRRLKEKNIPVIVVFEGWDAAGKGSLINQMILPMDPRGFSVHTIGDPQCDELRMPYLQRFWKKIPTRGVLAVFDKSWYHRTFEERINKSIDSRKLVEAYGEIRSFERQLTDDGYVVIKLFIHISKEEQKKRFKKLESKEATSWRVTKKDWKQNNNYDEYLKAVEETIRETDNEYAQWTIIEGTNRRFAAAKMYFTVLKVLEKRLALAEAPKEEAAPNNEKNIYPMAEMNASILKSVDLTVSLEKKEYKKQRREKQKRISELGYEIYRRKIPVVLAYEGWDAAGKGGNIKRLTRRLDPRGYEVIPVSAPNENERGHHYLWRFWNEMPKTGHIAIFDRSWYGRVLVERVEGLCSREEWKRSFKEINEMEENLANAGTVIRKFWLEIDKEEQLRRFEERQSDPLKSWKITEDDWKNRKKWDEYSEAVDEMLLRTSTSFAPWVIIESVDKYYARIKVLDETIKAIESKL from the coding sequence ATGTTTGAGAAAATAGAATTGAACAAGGATTTGTCGAAAAGCGAATACAAAGAGGCCGAAAAGACATATGAGTCGAGAATCGGTGCTATCCAGAGGAGATTGAAGGAAAAAAATATTCCGGTAATCGTTGTTTTCGAGGGATGGGACGCAGCGGGAAAGGGTTCCCTCATAAACCAGATGATACTGCCAATGGATCCGCGTGGGTTTTCGGTACATACAATTGGTGATCCGCAATGCGATGAGCTTCGCATGCCTTACTTGCAGCGTTTTTGGAAGAAGATACCAACGCGTGGAGTTTTGGCTGTTTTTGACAAGAGTTGGTACCATAGGACATTTGAAGAGAGGATAAACAAAAGTATTGACAGCAGGAAATTGGTCGAAGCCTATGGAGAAATACGTTCATTTGAGCGCCAACTGACAGACGACGGTTATGTAGTCATAAAGTTATTCATTCACATATCCAAGGAGGAACAGAAGAAGCGCTTCAAGAAGTTGGAATCTAAAGAAGCCACCAGCTGGAGGGTTACAAAAAAGGATTGGAAACAGAACAATAACTATGATGAATATCTTAAGGCTGTTGAAGAGACCATCCGTGAAACTGACAATGAGTACGCCCAATGGACGATAATAGAAGGCACGAACAGGCGATTTGCTGCGGCAAAGATGTATTTTACAGTGCTAAAGGTTCTTGAGAAGCGTCTAGCGCTTGCCGAGGCTCCAAAAGAAGAGGCGGCTCCGAATAATGAAAAAAATATCTATCCAATGGCGGAAATGAATGCATCAATATTGAAGTCGGTGGATTTGACTGTGTCGCTTGAAAAGAAAGAATACAAGAAACAGCGGAGGGAAAAGCAGAAACGCATCAGTGAACTGGGTTATGAGATATATAGGCGCAAGATACCAGTTGTGCTTGCCTACGAGGGTTGGGACGCCGCAGGAAAGGGCGGAAACATAAAACGACTTACCCGGAGGCTTGACCCGAGAGGATACGAAGTTATACCGGTTTCTGCTCCAAACGAGAATGAGAGGGGACACCACTATCTCTGGAGGTTTTGGAACGAGATGCCAAAGACCGGTCATATCGCAATATTCGATCGTAGCTGGTACGGACGTGTTTTGGTCGAGAGGGTGGAAGGATTATGTTCTAGGGAGGAATGGAAGCGTTCATTCAAGGAAATAAACGAGATGGAGGAAAACTTGGCCAATGCAGGAACGGTAATCAGAAAGTTTTGGCTCGAGATAGACAAGGAAGAGCAGCTGCGTCGCTTCGAGGAAAGGCAAAGCGACCCCTTGAAGTCTTGGAAGATAACAGAGGACGACTGGAAAAACAGAAAAAAATGGGATGAGTATTCAGAGGCTGTGGATGAAATGCTCCTTAGGACGAGCACATCCTTTGCGCCTTGGGTTATAATAGAATCGGTGGACAAGTACTACGCACGCATAAAGGTGCTGGATGAGACAATAAAGGCAATTGAATCAAAGCTGTAG
- a CDS encoding DUF3842 family protein has protein sequence MNILIIDAQGGGIGKQLVTAIKRSIPSAVITAVGTNSAATSAMLKAGADNAATGENAVIVGCRKADIIVGPIGIVIVDSLLGEVTPAMALAVGQSTAKRILIPVNHCDNIVVGVPELGVSRLIQNAIEEIGKSS, from the coding sequence ATGAATATATTAATAATCGATGCACAAGGTGGTGGAATTGGAAAACAGCTTGTTACCGCAATTAAGCGAAGTATTCCTAGCGCAGTTATCACAGCGGTTGGTACAAATAGTGCTGCCACATCAGCTATGTTAAAAGCTGGTGCGGATAATGCGGCTACTGGCGAAAATGCCGTTATAGTAGGTTGCCGAAAGGCGGATATAATTGTAGGCCCCATCGGGATTGTCATTGTTGACTCGCTTTTAGGTGAAGTGACACCGGCAATGGCTTTGGCAGTTGGTCAAAGCACTGCAAAGCGCATACTTATTCCTGTTAACCATTGCGACAACATCGTCGTCGGAGTTCCTGAATTGGGGGTCAGTCGTCTTATTCAGAATGCAATCGAAGAAATCGGAAAATCAAGTTGA
- the groES gene encoding co-chaperone GroES, with the protein MNIKPLGDRVVIKKVDAIEKTKSGIVLPGQAKEQPQMAEVVAVGPGGMVEGNEVEMQVAVGDTVIFSKYSGTEVKYDGEEYTIVKQSDILAIVE; encoded by the coding sequence GTGAACATCAAACCATTAGGGGACAGAGTCGTAATAAAGAAGGTGGATGCCATTGAGAAGACAAAGAGCGGAATCGTACTTCCGGGCCAAGCCAAGGAACAACCGCAGATGGCTGAGGTAGTGGCAGTAGGACCGGGTGGAATGGTTGAAGGCAATGAAGTGGAAATGCAGGTTGCTGTTGGTGATACGGTTATCTTTTCAAAGTATTCTGGCACTGAGGTTAAATATGACGGCGAAGAGTATACGATTGTAAAGCAGAGCGATATTCTTGCAATAGTAGAATAG
- the guaA gene encoding glutamine-hydrolyzing GMP synthase — protein sequence MLMERDLILVIDFGGQYNQLIARRVRETNVYCEVMSYKTSIEVIKERNPKGIIFTGGPASVYEEGAPSISREIFELGIPVLGICYGGQLMAQTFGGKVSKARQREYGKVKIEILEQDDFFWEIESGSIGWMSHTDFVEKTPEGFTVTAKTDNCPVAAMKNEAKKLYGVQFHPEVEHTAFGRKLIKNFLYEICGCTGDWNMKDFIEKSIKEIKEKVGKKRVLCALSGGVDSSVAAVLVQRAIGDQLTCVFVDHGLLRKDEGDQVEQVFRDTYHMKLIRVNAQDRFLGKLKGVSDPEKKRKIIGEEFIRVFEEESEKLGKMEYLLQGTVYPDVIESGTDTAEVIKSHHNVGGLPDDVDFEIIEPLRQLFKDEVRRVGEGLMIPDEIVWRQPFPGPGLAIRILGEITDEKIEIVSESDAILREEIKKAGLERHIWQYFTVLPNIKSVGVMGDGRTYVHTVGIRAVTSTDGMTSDWARIPYDVLEKISNRIVNEVDGVNRIVYDITSKPPSTIEWE from the coding sequence ATGTTAATGGAAAGAGATCTTATTCTGGTCATCGACTTCGGAGGTCAATACAACCAGCTTATTGCAAGAAGGGTCAGAGAGACCAATGTATATTGCGAAGTCATGTCGTATAAAACATCAATAGAGGTTATAAAGGAAAGAAATCCGAAAGGAATTATCTTCACAGGCGGACCGGCAAGTGTCTACGAGGAGGGTGCTCCGAGTATTTCCAGGGAAATATTCGAGCTTGGGATTCCTGTACTTGGAATATGCTATGGCGGACAGCTTATGGCGCAAACCTTTGGAGGCAAGGTCTCAAAAGCTAGACAGAGGGAATACGGCAAAGTGAAAATTGAAATTTTAGAGCAGGATGATTTTTTTTGGGAGATTGAATCCGGGTCAATCGGTTGGATGAGCCATACTGATTTTGTTGAAAAAACCCCTGAAGGATTTACGGTTACGGCAAAGACTGACAATTGTCCGGTCGCGGCAATGAAGAACGAAGCGAAAAAACTCTACGGAGTTCAGTTCCATCCGGAAGTTGAGCATACTGCCTTCGGAAGAAAACTCATAAAGAACTTCCTGTACGAGATCTGCGGATGTACGGGAGACTGGAATATGAAGGATTTCATAGAAAAAAGCATAAAAGAGATAAAAGAAAAAGTGGGAAAAAAGAGGGTCCTATGCGCGCTTTCAGGAGGAGTCGATTCCTCTGTGGCAGCGGTGCTGGTTCAAAGAGCCATAGGCGACCAACTGACCTGTGTTTTCGTAGACCACGGTCTGCTCAGGAAAGACGAAGGAGACCAAGTGGAACAGGTCTTCAGGGACACCTACCATATGAAGCTCATAAGGGTCAACGCCCAGGATCGTTTTCTCGGCAAACTCAAAGGCGTATCCGATCCCGAAAAGAAGCGTAAGATAATTGGAGAGGAATTCATAAGGGTCTTCGAAGAGGAATCCGAAAAGCTTGGAAAGATGGAGTATCTGCTTCAGGGAACGGTATATCCCGATGTAATAGAAAGCGGAACCGATACGGCAGAGGTTATAAAAAGCCATCACAATGTTGGGGGACTCCCCGATGATGTTGACTTTGAGATAATCGAGCCGCTTAGACAACTCTTCAAGGACGAGGTTAGACGCGTTGGCGAGGGCCTAATGATTCCGGACGAGATAGTTTGGAGACAGCCATTCCCGGGACCGGGACTCGCCATAAGGATTTTGGGAGAAATTACAGACGAGAAGATTGAAATCGTCAGTGAATCAGATGCTATTCTTAGAGAGGAAATAAAGAAAGCAGGCCTTGAGAGGCATATATGGCAGTACTTCACAGTGCTTCCAAACATCAAGTCCGTTGGAGTAATGGGCGACGGAAGGACTTACGTGCATACTGTTGGCATTCGCGCAGTAACATCCACAGACGGAATGACATCTGACTGGGCGCGCATTCCATACGACGTGCTTGAGAAAATATCAAACCGAATAGTAAACGAAGTTGACGGTGTAAATAGAATCGTGTACGACATAACGAGCAAACCGCCTTCGACCATAGAGTGGGAATAG
- the guaB gene encoding IMP dehydrogenase — protein MEEKFLKEGLTFDDVLLVPQKSEVLPGQVDLKTQLTKSIKLNIPLMSAGMDTVTEAKMAISMAREGGIGIIHKNMSIEAQAMEVDKVKRSEHGVITDPFYLSPNHKLEDALELMSRYHISGVPITDEKNILVGILTNRDVRFENDPEVVIKDVMTKDRLITAKEGTSMKEAENILKKWKIEKLPIVDETGHLKGLITIKDIEKAIKYPNRATDESGRLLCGAAVGVTGNVMERVEALVKAGVDVIVVDTAHGHSKGVFDATKQIKRTFPELQLIVGNVATAEATESLIEAGADAVKVGIGPGSICTTRVIAGIGVPQITAIYDCAKAAAKYGIPIIADGGIKFSGDIVKAIAAGAQVCMMGSLFAGTEESPGETVLYRGRRFKAYRGMGSLAAMKAGSKDRYFQENAKKFVPEGIEGRVPFKGYLGEIVFQLIGGLKSGMGYCGTPSIQDLINDGKFIRITGAGLKESHPHDVYIVKEAPNYSVSVDE, from the coding sequence ATGGAAGAAAAATTTTTAAAAGAAGGTCTCACATTTGATGATGTTCTATTGGTGCCGCAGAAGTCCGAGGTTCTGCCGGGACAGGTTGATTTGAAAACGCAATTGACCAAGAGCATAAAGCTGAACATACCCCTCATGAGTGCCGGAATGGATACTGTTACCGAGGCTAAAATGGCTATTTCAATGGCCAGAGAGGGAGGCATTGGAATCATCCATAAAAATATGTCCATCGAAGCGCAGGCAATGGAGGTGGACAAGGTAAAAAGAAGCGAGCACGGCGTAATTACAGATCCTTTCTATCTTTCTCCGAATCACAAACTTGAGGACGCACTCGAACTAATGAGCAGATATCATATATCCGGAGTCCCCATAACCGATGAAAAAAACATACTTGTAGGCATTCTCACCAATAGAGACGTTCGTTTCGAAAACGATCCCGAAGTTGTAATTAAAGATGTAATGACAAAGGATAGACTAATAACAGCCAAGGAAGGCACTTCCATGAAGGAAGCCGAAAACATACTTAAAAAGTGGAAGATCGAAAAGCTTCCGATAGTAGATGAAACAGGACACTTGAAAGGGCTTATAACCATAAAGGATATTGAGAAAGCCATAAAGTATCCTAACCGTGCTACCGATGAAAGCGGAAGGCTTCTTTGCGGAGCGGCTGTCGGCGTGACGGGAAATGTAATGGAGAGAGTCGAAGCACTTGTGAAGGCCGGGGTTGATGTTATTGTCGTTGATACTGCCCATGGACATTCAAAGGGTGTTTTTGATGCGACAAAACAAATAAAGAGAACATTCCCCGAGCTGCAACTGATTGTAGGAAATGTTGCAACGGCTGAAGCTACAGAATCCCTAATTGAAGCGGGTGCGGACGCCGTCAAGGTCGGAATCGGACCGGGTTCAATATGTACGACGCGCGTCATTGCCGGAATAGGGGTTCCGCAAATCACGGCAATCTACGATTGCGCAAAAGCCGCAGCAAAATATGGAATACCGATTATCGCCGATGGCGGAATAAAATTTTCGGGAGATATCGTAAAGGCAATAGCCGCAGGGGCTCAGGTTTGCATGATGGGTTCTTTGTTTGCAGGGACCGAAGAAAGTCCGGGCGAAACCGTGCTTTACAGAGGCAGGCGCTTCAAGGCATACAGAGGCATGGGTTCTTTGGCCGCTATGAAGGCGGGAAGCAAAGACAGGTACTTCCAGGAAAATGCTAAGAAATTCGTACCGGAAGGCATCGAGGGTCGCGTTCCATTCAAAGGCTATTTGGGGGAAATCGTTTTCCAACTTATTGGCGGACTCAAGTCCGGAATGGGTTATTGCGGGACACCTTCCATTCAAGACTTGATTAATGATGGAAAATTCATTAGAATTACAGGTGCGGGGCTTAAGGAAAGTCATCCCCACGATGTGTATATAGTCAAGGAAGCACCGAACTATAGCGTATCGGTGGATGAATAA
- the larE gene encoding ATP-dependent sacrificial sulfur transferase LarE, with the protein MELLTFFQAHDRVAVAFSGGVDSTYLLYAAISSGAKVRAYYVKSAFQPQFEMNDAKKLVTQLNADMSVIEADVLSLPDVAANPSDRCYYCKRLIFSTIAKHALTDGYTTLIDGTNASDEAGDRPGMRALRELSVFSPLRECGLTKNDIRRLSKDAELFTWDKPAYACLATRIPTGEKITKEKLEQTEMAENFLFSLGFTDFRIRMLGAAAKIQLPSVQFDKLLENRAAIVKELNKYYDDVLLDLEVRA; encoded by the coding sequence ATGGAACTATTGACATTCTTTCAGGCGCATGATCGGGTGGCGGTCGCCTTTTCCGGAGGTGTGGATTCAACATATCTGCTTTATGCGGCGATAAGCAGCGGCGCGAAGGTGCGGGCGTATTATGTTAAATCTGCCTTCCAGCCTCAGTTTGAAATGAACGACGCAAAAAAACTGGTGACACAATTGAACGCAGATATGAGTGTCATAGAGGCCGATGTTCTATCGCTTCCAGATGTTGCGGCAAACCCATCAGATCGCTGTTATTATTGTAAACGGTTAATTTTCAGCACGATAGCAAAGCACGCTTTGACGGATGGTTATACGACGCTTATTGACGGCACAAACGCTTCCGACGAAGCGGGCGATAGACCGGGAATGCGTGCGTTGCGTGAGCTATCTGTTTTCTCGCCGTTGCGGGAATGTGGCCTGACCAAAAACGATATCCGGCGGCTGTCTAAGGATGCGGAGCTGTTCACATGGGACAAGCCCGCTTATGCCTGCCTTGCGACCAGGATTCCTACGGGGGAGAAAATCACAAAGGAGAAGCTGGAGCAGACCGAAATGGCTGAGAATTTTTTGTTTTCCTTGGGCTTCACGGATTTTCGCATACGTATGCTAGGCGCGGCAGCAAAAATTCAACTTCCGTCCGTTCAGTTTGATAAGTTGCTGGAGAACCGTGCCGCTATCGTTAAAGAACTGAATAAGTACTATGATGACGTATTGCTGGACTTGGAGGTGAGAGCATGA
- the larC gene encoding nickel pincer cofactor biosynthesis protein LarC, translating to MKALYFDCGMGAAGDMLTAALLELLPDQEAFLAELNGLGIPGVEVKKELSIKCGITGTHVTVTVDGEEEEAGDLHGHEHHHDHDQEHEHTHDQEHEHALNAGQSHHHSGMHEIECIIKDLKLSLKVRADVLAVYAMIAEAESHAHGVPVSDIHFHEVGTMDAIADITAVCLLMEKLAPKQVIVSPVHVGSGHVRCAHGILPVPAPATAYILRDVPIYGGGIKGELCTPTGAALLKYFATSFGDMPVIKTKTIGYGMGKKDFEAANCVRALLGETADQCDRVLELNCNVDDMTAEEIGFAMGRLFDAGALEVFTVPVGMKKSRPGTLIRILCREQDKETVVRAVFKYTTTIGIREVVCNRYELERSITPLQTPYGVVRRKDSVGYGVSRFKYEYDDLSRIAKEKDVSITEVIRMIEEQ from the coding sequence ATGAAAGCACTATATTTTGATTGCGGTATGGGCGCAGCCGGGGATATGCTGACGGCTGCCTTGTTGGAGCTTCTGCCCGATCAGGAAGCCTTCCTTGCCGAACTGAACGGTCTTGGCATTCCGGGCGTTGAAGTAAAAAAAGAATTATCCATAAAATGCGGCATCACCGGCACGCACGTCACCGTGACCGTTGACGGCGAGGAGGAAGAAGCCGGAGACTTGCACGGACATGAACACCATCACGATCATGACCAAGAACATGAACACACCCATGACCAAGAACATGAACACGCGCTGAATGCCGGGCAGTCGCATCATCACAGCGGGATGCACGAAATTGAGTGTATTATTAAGGACTTGAAGCTCTCGCTCAAGGTGAGGGCGGATGTTCTGGCTGTCTATGCCATGATTGCTGAAGCGGAAAGCCATGCGCACGGCGTACCAGTTTCCGATATCCATTTCCATGAAGTTGGAACAATGGATGCTATCGCGGATATCACGGCGGTCTGCCTTTTGATGGAGAAGCTTGCTCCCAAGCAGGTCATAGTCTCTCCTGTCCATGTGGGCAGCGGTCATGTGCGCTGTGCGCACGGTATTCTGCCTGTCCCCGCACCAGCAACAGCATATATCCTGCGCGATGTGCCGATATACGGCGGCGGAATCAAGGGCGAGCTTTGCACACCCACCGGAGCTGCGCTGCTGAAGTATTTTGCAACATCCTTCGGTGATATGCCTGTTATAAAGACAAAAACTATCGGCTATGGCATGGGCAAGAAGGATTTTGAAGCGGCAAACTGTGTGCGGGCTTTGCTTGGTGAAACTGCGGATCAGTGTGACCGGGTACTTGAGCTCAACTGCAATGTGGACGATATGACCGCAGAGGAAATCGGCTTTGCGATGGGCAGGCTCTTTGATGCCGGTGCGCTTGAAGTCTTTACCGTGCCAGTCGGCATGAAAAAATCCCGTCCGGGAACGCTTATCCGCATACTGTGCCGTGAACAGGATAAGGAAACTGTAGTGAGAGCTGTATTCAAGTACACCACAACTATCGGCATACGAGAAGTCGTTTGTAATCGATATGAGCTGGAGCGCAGTATAACGCCCCTGCAAACTCCATACGGTGTAGTGCGGCGCAAGGATTCCGTTGGATACGGTGTGAGCCGCTTTAAGTACGAGTATGACGATCTTTCAAGAATTGCAAAGGAAAAGGACGTTAGCATCACGGAAGTGATCCGGATGATTGAGGAGCAGTGA
- the groL gene encoding chaperonin GroEL (60 kDa chaperone family; promotes refolding of misfolded polypeptides especially under stressful conditions; forms two stacked rings of heptamers to form a barrel-shaped 14mer; ends can be capped by GroES; misfolded proteins enter the barrel where they are refolded when GroES binds) translates to MAKEIKFGEDARKKLEEGVNKLANTVKVTLGPKGRNVILDKKFGSPLITNDGVTIAREIEFEDAYENMGAQLVKEVATKTNDVAGDGTTTATILAQAIIREGLRNVAAGANPMILKKGIEKAVELAVEEIKGNSKMIENKEAIAQVASISASDENIGSLIADAMDKVGKDGVITVEEGKTMGTHLEVVEGMQFDRGYLSPYMVTDTDKMEAVLSNPYILITDKKISNIQEILPILEKIVQQGKKLLIIAEDIEGEALATLVVNKLRGTFEAVAVKAPGFGDRRKAMLADIATLTGGTVISEEVGLELKEATLEMLGTANTIKVSRENTTIIDGAGKEQEIKDRINQIKAQIEESTSDFDIEKLQERLAKLSGGVAVIQVGAATESEMKERKLRIEDALNATRAAVEEGIVPGGGTAFINIIPKIEKLIEGLEGDEKTGAMIIKRALEEPVRQIVANAGLEGSVVVEKLKASEPGMGFDALKGEYVDMLKAGIVDPTKVTRSALQNAASISALFLTTEAAVVDIPEPESSMGGMQGGMGGMPGMM, encoded by the coding sequence ATGGCTAAAGAAATTAAATTTGGTGAAGACGCCAGAAAAAAGCTTGAAGAAGGCGTAAATAAACTGGCTAACACGGTCAAAGTGACACTTGGACCTAAAGGAAGAAATGTAATTCTTGACAAGAAGTTCGGATCCCCGCTAATAACCAATGACGGTGTTACAATTGCAAGGGAAATCGAGTTTGAAGACGCGTACGAAAACATGGGAGCCCAGCTTGTAAAGGAAGTTGCAACTAAAACAAACGATGTTGCCGGCGACGGAACTACAACAGCTACCATTTTGGCTCAAGCAATAATTAGAGAAGGACTCAGAAATGTTGCAGCAGGCGCGAACCCGATGATTCTTAAAAAAGGCATCGAGAAGGCTGTTGAATTGGCAGTTGAAGAAATAAAAGGCAATTCAAAGATGATTGAAAACAAGGAAGCTATAGCACAGGTTGCTTCGATATCAGCTTCTGATGAAAATATTGGCAGCCTCATCGCGGATGCAATGGACAAGGTCGGCAAGGACGGAGTCATAACCGTTGAAGAAGGCAAGACCATGGGCACTCACCTTGAAGTAGTTGAGGGAATGCAATTCGACAGAGGATACCTTTCGCCATACATGGTAACAGATACCGATAAAATGGAAGCGGTACTAAGTAATCCTTACATTCTAATAACAGACAAAAAGATTAGCAATATTCAGGAGATTCTCCCTATTCTTGAAAAGATAGTGCAGCAGGGCAAGAAGTTGTTGATTATAGCTGAAGACATCGAAGGCGAAGCTCTTGCTACTTTGGTTGTCAACAAACTTAGAGGAACATTCGAAGCGGTTGCAGTAAAGGCTCCGGGATTCGGAGACAGAAGAAAGGCAATGCTTGCTGACATAGCTACTCTTACAGGTGGAACAGTTATTTCCGAAGAGGTTGGCTTGGAATTGAAGGAAGCTACTCTTGAAATGCTTGGAACCGCAAATACGATTAAGGTATCCAGGGAAAACACTACCATCATAGATGGAGCCGGAAAAGAGCAAGAAATCAAGGATAGAATCAACCAAATCAAAGCTCAAATAGAAGAAAGCACTTCGGACTTTGACATAGAGAAGCTTCAAGAAAGACTTGCCAAGCTGTCCGGTGGAGTTGCTGTAATACAAGTTGGAGCGGCTACAGAATCTGAGATGAAGGAAAGAAAACTCAGGATAGAAGATGCTTTGAACGCAACTCGTGCGGCAGTAGAAGAGGGAATAGTTCCCGGTGGAGGAACTGCTTTTATCAATATCATTCCAAAAATCGAGAAACTTATCGAAGGTCTTGAAGGCGATGAAAAAACAGGTGCCATGATTATTAAGCGCGCACTTGAGGAGCCTGTAAGACAAATAGTTGCAAATGCAGGGCTTGAAGGTTCTGTGGTTGTTGAAAAGCTTAAAGCAAGCGAACCGGGAATGGGCTTTGATGCTTTGAAGGGCGAGTATGTAGACATGCTCAAAGCCGGCATCGTAGATCCTACAAAGGTTACACGTTCGGCGCTTCAAAATGCGGCTTCCATTTCGGCGCTTTTCCTTACAACCGAAGCGGCTGTTGTAGATATTCCTGAACCTGAATCTTCAATGGGCGGAATGCAGGGTGGAATGGGCGGAATGCCTGGAATGATGTAA
- the larB gene encoding nickel pincer cofactor biosynthesis protein LarB, which translates to MNTSIKQILEDVKNGSLSVEEAVFKLKLVPFEDIGYAKVDLHRALRQGVGEVIYGAGKSPEQIVGITDIMRKNNQNTTLITRLDKASAAEIEKTYALTYHAEARIGIIGDLPKPDGIGKIVVATGGTSDIPVAEEAALTAEVLGNEVIRLYDVGVAGLHRLLAYLDDIMNASVIIAIAGMEGALASVIGGLADCPVIAVPTSVGYGASFGGISALLSMLNSCASGVSVVNIDNGFGAGYMASMINHMEAKVK; encoded by the coding sequence ATGAATACTTCCATCAAACAAATACTGGAGGATGTTAAAAATGGTAGTTTGTCTGTGGAAGAGGCCGTTTTTAAGCTGAAGCTAGTTCCCTTTGAGGATATAGGCTATGCCAAGGTCGATCTGCACAGAGCGCTCCGTCAGGGTGTCGGCGAGGTTATTTACGGAGCAGGAAAGTCGCCGGAGCAAATCGTCGGCATTACAGACATCATGCGAAAAAATAACCAGAATACTACACTAATTACTCGGCTGGATAAGGCTTCTGCAGCGGAGATAGAAAAGACTTACGCGCTGACCTATCATGCCGAGGCGCGGATCGGCATCATCGGCGATCTGCCCAAGCCTGATGGGATTGGAAAAATCGTCGTAGCCACCGGCGGCACCAGCGACATTCCTGTGGCCGAAGAGGCCGCTTTGACAGCGGAGGTTCTGGGCAACGAGGTGATACGGCTGTATGATGTTGGCGTCGCCGGACTGCACCGACTTCTGGCGTATCTGGACGATATCATGAATGCCAGCGTCATCATCGCCATCGCTGGCATGGAGGGCGCACTTGCCAGCGTGATCGGTGGGCTTGCCGACTGCCCGGTGATTGCCGTGCCCACGAGCGTTGGCTATGGTGCGTCCTTCGGTGGAATATCCGCGCTGCTGTCAATGCTCAACTCCTGCGCAAGTGGCGTGTCTGTCGTCAACATAGATAATGGCTTCGGAGCTGGGTATATGGCAAGCATGATCAATCATATGGAGGCGAAAGTGAAATGA